From a region of the Oncorhynchus keta strain PuntledgeMale-10-30-2019 chromosome 13, Oket_V2, whole genome shotgun sequence genome:
- the spag8 gene encoding sperm associated antigen 8 has translation MTALDTSVEQKSIGKCLLYNWVEERATAVLDNERPKAHIHKNGHKGILTMDLSSKVQGVTTVNAAFTPPKGHGVRQRGLRGELLENDLLKKISEQTHAEFNPEPPKTEFCSTTKEDYKVEGFLPSLPSPQKEHDYKSDQAITFWSENHHQIQGVTAVRTRDTPFKKNATFSTPISEHMDDKPILYTPEN, from the exons ATGACTGCATTGGACACTTCTGTTGAACAAAAATCTATTGGAAAATGTTTGCTGTATAACTGGGTAGAGGAG CGGGCCACTGCCGTCCTTGACAATGAGAGGCCCAAAGCACACATCCACAAAAATGGACATAAAGGGATTCTCACTATGGATCTGTCATCCAAAGTTCAAGGTGTCACCACAGTGAATGCTGCTTTCACCCCTCCCAAGGGTCACGGGGTGAGACAAAGAG GCCTCAGAGGAGAACTTTTGGAAAATGATCTGCTCAAGAAAATAAG tgagcagacacatgcagaaTTTAACCCTGAGCCTCCCAAAACAGAGTTCTGCTCCACTACCAAAGAGGACTACAAAGTTGAAGGCTTTCTGCCTTCCCTGCCTTCACCACAAAAG GAGCATGACTACAAAAGCGATCAGGCAATTACCTTTTGGAGTGAGAATCATCATCAGATACAG GGTGTAACAGCGGTGAGAACCAGGGATACCCCATTCAAGAAAAATGCCACCTTCAGCACACCTATCAGTGAACACATGGATGACAAGCCTATTCTGTACACACCGGAGAATTAA